From Variovorax sp. PMC12, the proteins below share one genomic window:
- the zapE gene encoding cell division protein ZapE: MTSVKQAYEAELAARGFHSDPAQLRAVEALDRCANEWAEYKAQRSNALKKFINRPELPRGVYMYGGVGRGKSFLMDLFFNAVPLRRKTRLHFHEFMREVHRELRELQGTVNPLDELGLRISKRYKLICFDEFHVADITDAMILHRLLVSLFENGVGFVTTSNFKPDDLYPGGLHRDRILPAIALLNEKLEVLSVDNGTDYRRRTLEQLRMYLTPNDAAAEKEMRKAFDKLAEVADENPVLHIESREIRARRKAGGLVWFDFKTLCGGPRSQNDYLEIASQFHTVLLSDVPHMPVRMASEARRFTWLVDVLYDRRCKLIMSAEVPPEALYTEGPLSHEFPRTVSRLTEMQSSEFLSLERRIVDTRLT, translated from the coding sequence TTGACCAGCGTCAAACAGGCCTACGAGGCGGAACTCGCTGCGCGCGGGTTCCACAGCGATCCCGCGCAGCTGCGCGCCGTGGAGGCGCTGGATCGCTGCGCCAACGAATGGGCCGAGTACAAGGCCCAGCGTTCGAATGCGCTGAAGAAGTTCATCAACCGGCCGGAGCTCCCGCGCGGCGTCTACATGTACGGTGGCGTCGGGCGGGGCAAGAGCTTCCTGATGGACTTGTTCTTCAACGCCGTGCCGCTGCGGCGCAAGACGCGCCTGCACTTCCACGAGTTCATGCGTGAAGTGCACCGCGAACTGCGGGAGCTGCAAGGCACGGTCAATCCGCTCGACGAACTGGGCCTGCGCATTTCCAAGCGCTACAAGCTCATCTGCTTCGACGAGTTCCATGTGGCGGACATCACCGACGCCATGATTCTTCATCGGCTGCTGGTGTCGCTGTTCGAGAACGGCGTGGGCTTCGTCACCACCTCGAACTTCAAGCCCGACGATCTCTACCCCGGCGGGTTGCATCGCGACCGCATCCTGCCTGCCATCGCGCTCCTCAATGAGAAGCTCGAGGTGCTCAGCGTCGACAACGGCACCGACTACCGGCGCCGCACGCTGGAGCAACTGCGCATGTACCTCACGCCCAACGACGCGGCGGCCGAGAAGGAAATGCGCAAGGCCTTCGACAAGCTGGCCGAGGTGGCCGACGAAAACCCGGTGCTGCACATCGAATCGCGCGAGATCCGCGCGCGGCGCAAGGCCGGCGGCCTGGTCTGGTTCGACTTCAAGACGCTGTGCGGCGGCCCGCGTTCGCAGAACGACTACCTGGAGATAGCGAGCCAGTTCCACACGGTGCTGCTGTCCGACGTGCCGCACATGCCCGTGCGCATGGCTTCGGAAGCACGCCGTTTCACATGGCTGGTCGACGTCTTGTACGACCGGCGCTGCAAGCTCATCATGTCGGCTGAGGTTCCGCCCGAGGCGTTGTACACCGAGGGTCCGCTGTCGCACGAATTCCCGCGCACGGTCTCCCGGCTCACCGAAATGCAGTCGAGCGAGTTTCTTTCCCTGGAACGCCGCATCGTCGACACCCGACTCACATGA
- a CDS encoding PP2C family protein-serine/threonine phosphatase — MTQGFRLAAATGLHKGDRPYQQDQVLMMSHPRVPGCVLGVVADGMGGRSGGRKASDQVMMTARQLFARYAPGRDDPEVLLRQMLEDSHTVIKLTAVSSEQEPHSTLAAFLLNPKGECAWIHAGDSRIYHFHDGQLVKRTRDHSYVQALIDRGQISEAEANTHPQGNILLGCLGMTTTPPPIDPHYIPKMQSGDLLMACSDGLWHYFTPEEMASVLYAQPPREAVEILVGEARRRARGTGDNISIAVLKLDALPSAA; from the coding sequence ATGACTCAAGGCTTTCGACTAGCAGCGGCCACCGGACTCCACAAGGGAGACCGCCCGTACCAACAGGACCAGGTCTTGATGATGAGTCACCCGAGGGTGCCCGGCTGCGTGCTGGGCGTCGTCGCGGACGGCATGGGCGGTCGCAGCGGCGGGCGCAAGGCGTCCGACCAGGTGATGATGACCGCGCGCCAGCTCTTCGCGCGCTACGCCCCGGGCCGCGACGACCCCGAAGTCCTGCTGAGGCAGATGCTGGAAGACTCGCACACGGTCATCAAGCTCACCGCAGTTTCCAGTGAGCAGGAGCCCCACAGCACGCTGGCGGCGTTCCTGCTGAACCCCAAGGGCGAATGCGCGTGGATCCATGCCGGCGACTCGCGCATCTATCACTTCCATGACGGACAGCTCGTCAAGCGCACGCGCGACCATTCGTACGTGCAGGCGCTGATCGACCGCGGCCAGATCAGCGAGGCCGAAGCCAATACCCATCCGCAGGGCAACATCCTGCTGGGTTGCCTTGGCATGACCACGACGCCGCCGCCCATCGATCCGCACTACATCCCGAAGATGCAGTCCGGCGACCTGCTGATGGCATGCAGCGACGGGCTCTGGCATTACTTCACGCCCGAGGAAATGGCGAGCGTGCTGTACGCCCAGCCCCCGCGCGAAGCTGTGGAAATCCTGGTGGGCGAAGCGCGACGCCGGGCGCGCGGCACCGGCGACAACATCTCCATCGCAGTCCTGAAGCTCGACGCGCTGCCGTCAGCGGCCTGA
- a CDS encoding YdcH family protein, with the protein MDSNLHSLSRQLIELRIEHADLDATIDRLSEGSPQDELLLRRLKKRRLALRDQITRLENVLDPKEPA; encoded by the coding sequence TTGGACTCCAATCTTCATTCCCTTTCCCGGCAGCTCATAGAGCTGCGTATCGAGCATGCCGATCTCGATGCCACCATCGACCGGCTGTCCGAAGGCTCGCCGCAAGACGAGTTGCTGCTGCGGCGCCTGAAAAAGCGCCGCCTCGCATTGCGCGACCAGATCACGCGCCTCGAAAACGTGCTCGACCCGAAAGAGCCGGCGTGA
- a CDS encoding ATP-dependent DNA helicase, giving the protein MTGALEDKVRDAFAQDGALSRAAEQFRERSGQTEMAMAVARTIDQGGVLVVEAGTGVGKTFSYLVPALLSGERVLLSTATKTLQDQLFGRDLPRLVEAFGLPVRTALLKGRASYLCLHRLDTARHDASLPERGSLRTLAKIEQWSKATRTGDLAELPGLDERSPLIPLITSTRENCLGAQCPQFKACHVNLARREALAADIVVINHHLFFADLAVRETGMAELLPSVSVVVFDEAHQLNETGVQFLGAQLGSGQALDFARDMLGSGLQHARGLVDWQQLVSGVERAARELRLVVGKQWPGAKLRWLGPSPEGIDPDAWQHALDDLQHSFELAAEGLATVSEISPDFVRLHERARQLAKRTARFAQPCEVDSVRWVDVGSQLRLIESPLDIADAMRKRVLKIADASDAEEGGDADDGDELDAYGERPARETPVHEDSGRAWVFTSATLGDEPTLRWFTEPCGLHDAEVLRVQSPFDYASQAALYVPRAFPKPNDPSHSQRVAELAARGATELGGRTLVLTTTLRALRTIGDAIKQQFELLETEARPEVLVQGELPKRVLMDRFREGASGGRAGCVLVASASFWEGFDAPGDALQLVVIDKLPFPPPNDPLVEARSQRLEAQGRSSFADYSLPEAAVALKQGAGRLIRRETDSGVLAICDTRLVAMGYGRRLLAALPPMRRLENEADFDAALDALRS; this is encoded by the coding sequence GTGACAGGCGCGCTCGAAGACAAGGTGCGCGACGCCTTCGCGCAAGACGGTGCGCTGTCGCGGGCTGCCGAGCAGTTCCGCGAACGCTCGGGCCAGACCGAGATGGCCATGGCCGTGGCCCGCACCATCGATCAGGGCGGCGTGCTGGTGGTCGAGGCCGGCACCGGGGTCGGCAAGACTTTCTCGTACCTCGTGCCGGCGCTGCTGAGCGGCGAGCGCGTGCTGCTGTCCACCGCCACCAAGACCTTGCAGGACCAACTGTTCGGCCGCGACCTGCCTCGGCTGGTCGAGGCCTTCGGGCTGCCGGTGCGCACGGCGTTGTTGAAGGGGCGCGCCAGCTACCTCTGCCTGCATCGCCTGGACACCGCGCGCCATGACGCCTCGCTGCCCGAACGCGGCAGCCTGCGCACGCTCGCCAAGATCGAGCAATGGTCCAAGGCCACGCGCACCGGCGACCTCGCCGAGCTGCCGGGGCTGGACGAGCGTTCGCCGCTGATCCCCCTCATCACCTCCACCCGCGAGAACTGCCTGGGCGCGCAGTGCCCGCAGTTCAAGGCCTGCCACGTCAACCTGGCGCGGCGCGAGGCGCTGGCCGCCGACATCGTGGTCATCAACCATCACCTGTTCTTCGCGGACCTCGCGGTGCGCGAGACCGGCATGGCGGAGTTGCTGCCCAGCGTGAGCGTCGTCGTATTCGACGAGGCGCACCAGCTCAATGAAACCGGCGTGCAGTTCCTGGGGGCGCAGCTCGGCAGCGGCCAGGCACTCGATTTCGCGCGTGACATGCTGGGCTCGGGCCTGCAGCATGCGCGCGGGCTGGTCGACTGGCAGCAACTGGTTTCCGGCGTCGAGCGTGCCGCGCGCGAGCTGCGGCTGGTGGTCGGCAAGCAGTGGCCGGGCGCCAAGCTGCGCTGGCTGGGCCCTTCGCCGGAAGGCATCGACCCCGACGCCTGGCAGCATGCGCTCGATGACCTGCAGCACTCGTTCGAACTGGCCGCCGAAGGGCTGGCCACCGTCAGCGAAATCTCGCCCGACTTCGTGCGGCTGCACGAGCGGGCACGCCAGCTCGCCAAGCGCACGGCGCGCTTCGCGCAGCCTTGCGAGGTCGACTCGGTGCGCTGGGTGGATGTCGGCTCGCAACTGCGGCTGATCGAGTCGCCGCTCGACATCGCGGATGCGATGCGCAAGCGGGTGCTCAAGATCGCCGATGCGTCGGATGCCGAAGAAGGCGGCGACGCGGACGACGGCGACGAACTCGATGCCTACGGCGAGCGGCCCGCCCGCGAGACGCCGGTGCATGAAGACAGCGGCCGAGCCTGGGTCTTCACCTCGGCCACGCTCGGCGACGAGCCCACGCTGCGCTGGTTCACCGAGCCCTGCGGCCTGCACGATGCCGAAGTGCTGCGCGTGCAGAGTCCGTTCGACTATGCCTCGCAGGCGGCGCTGTACGTGCCTCGCGCGTTCCCCAAGCCCAACGACCCCTCGCACAGTCAGCGGGTCGCCGAACTGGCTGCGCGCGGCGCCACCGAACTCGGCGGCCGTACGCTGGTGCTGACGACCACGCTGCGCGCCTTGCGCACCATCGGCGACGCCATCAAGCAGCAGTTCGAGCTGCTGGAGACCGAAGCTCGCCCCGAGGTGCTTGTGCAGGGCGAACTGCCCAAGCGGGTGCTGATGGATCGTTTTCGCGAGGGCGCGAGCGGCGGGCGCGCGGGCTGCGTGCTGGTGGCGTCGGCTTCGTTCTGGGAGGGCTTCGACGCGCCGGGCGACGCGCTGCAACTGGTGGTGATCGACAAGCTGCCTTTTCCGCCGCCCAACGACCCTCTGGTCGAGGCACGCTCGCAGCGCCTGGAGGCGCAGGGGCGCAGTTCGTTCGCGGATTACTCGTTGCCCGAAGCGGCTGTTGCGCTCAAGCAGGGGGCGGGGCGGTTGATCCGGCGGGAGACCGACAGCGGCGTGCTGGCGATATGCGACACGCGCCTGGTCGCCATGGGCTACGGCCGCCGCCTGCTGGCGGCGCTTCCGCCGATGCGGCGGCTCGAAAACGAAGCGGACTTCGACGCCGCGCTGGACGCGCTCAGGAGCTAG
- a CDS encoding outer membrane protein assembly factor BamD, which yields MFRAKLSVPTWIALSAAALLAAGCSSTTVDKTANWSPNKIYAEAKDEAGSGAYDKAVPLYEKLEGRAAGTPLAQQAQLEKAYAQYKSGEKASAIATIDRFMKLHPASPALDYALYLKGVINFNDDLGMFAFLTRQDLSERDQKAAKESFESFKDLVTRFPESRYAPDARQRMNYIVNSLAQYEVHVARYYYSRGAYLAAINRAQIALSDYREVPALEEALYIMVKSYDALGMKDLRDDAQRVLTTNYPQSTYLANGFKGKDDPWWKVW from the coding sequence ATGTTTCGCGCCAAATTATCGGTCCCCACCTGGATCGCGCTCAGCGCGGCGGCCCTGCTCGCAGCCGGCTGCTCGTCGACCACCGTCGACAAGACCGCGAACTGGAGTCCCAACAAGATCTACGCGGAAGCAAAGGACGAGGCCGGGTCGGGAGCCTACGACAAGGCCGTGCCGCTCTACGAGAAGCTCGAAGGCCGCGCCGCCGGCACGCCGCTCGCGCAGCAGGCCCAGCTGGAAAAGGCCTACGCCCAGTACAAGTCGGGTGAAAAGGCCAGCGCCATCGCCACCATCGACCGCTTCATGAAGCTGCATCCGGCGAGCCCCGCGCTCGACTATGCGCTGTACCTCAAGGGCGTGATCAACTTCAACGACGACCTCGGCATGTTCGCGTTCCTCACGCGCCAGGACCTGTCCGAGCGCGACCAGAAGGCCGCCAAGGAATCGTTCGAGTCGTTCAAGGACCTCGTGACCCGCTTCCCCGAGTCACGCTACGCCCCCGACGCGCGCCAGCGCATGAACTACATCGTGAACTCGCTCGCGCAGTACGAGGTTCACGTGGCCCGCTACTACTACTCGCGCGGCGCCTACCTGGCGGCCATCAACCGCGCCCAGATCGCCCTGTCCGACTACCGCGAAGTGCCGGCGCTCGAGGAAGCCCTGTACATCATGGTGAAGTCGTACGACGCGCTCGGCATGAAGGACCTGCGCGACGACGCCCAGCGCGTGCTGACCACCAACTACCCCCAGAGCACCTACCTTGCCAACGGCTTCAAGGGCAAGGACGACCCCTGGTGGAAGGTCTGGTAA
- a CDS encoding RluA family pseudouridine synthase codes for MKQLPSIISTGPSGNTPENLEAAEHEEGADPAEASELRPFTIDSAQHGQRLDRALAALVPEFSRSYLQQLIEAGAVELQGRAVTKVSAGVKAGHAGRIELRPTPQSQAFRPEPMDLVTVYEDEHLRIVDKPAGLVVHPAPGHWSGTLLNGLLALDPKAVLLPRAGIVHRLDRDTSGLMVVARTRATMDAMVALIAAREVKRQYLAIGHKPWAGAAARQVDAPIGRDPRNRLRMAVVDLERHAGKTARTLIERLDSHSEGCVVRCTLETGRTHQIRVHMASIGHPLVGDALYGGAPAVGLSRQALHAFRLAFVHPVTHEAMEFRSPPPPDIVEALQSWGLHYNRA; via the coding sequence GTGAAACAGTTACCCTCAATTATATCGACCGGCCCTTCGGGCAATACCCCCGAGAACCTGGAGGCGGCCGAACACGAGGAAGGCGCCGACCCGGCCGAGGCCAGCGAACTCCGGCCCTTCACCATCGATTCCGCCCAGCACGGCCAGCGGCTGGACCGCGCGCTGGCGGCCCTGGTGCCCGAGTTTTCCCGCAGCTACCTCCAGCAGCTCATCGAGGCGGGGGCCGTCGAGCTCCAGGGGCGCGCCGTCACCAAGGTCTCGGCGGGCGTCAAGGCGGGGCATGCGGGGCGCATCGAACTGCGGCCCACGCCCCAGAGCCAGGCCTTCCGGCCAGAGCCGATGGACCTCGTGACCGTCTACGAGGACGAGCACCTGCGCATCGTCGACAAGCCCGCAGGGCTGGTCGTGCACCCGGCGCCCGGGCATTGGAGCGGCACGCTGCTCAACGGGCTGCTGGCGCTCGACCCCAAGGCCGTGCTGCTCCCGCGCGCCGGCATCGTCCACCGGCTCGACCGCGACACCAGCGGGCTGATGGTGGTTGCGCGCACGCGGGCGACCATGGACGCGATGGTCGCGCTGATCGCCGCGCGCGAGGTCAAGCGGCAGTACCTGGCGATCGGGCACAAGCCCTGGGCCGGCGCGGCCGCCAGGCAGGTCGACGCGCCCATCGGGCGGGACCCGCGCAACCGGCTGCGCATGGCGGTGGTCGACCTGGAGCGCCATGCGGGCAAGACCGCGCGCACGCTCATCGAGCGGCTCGACAGCCACTCCGAAGGCTGCGTGGTGCGCTGCACGCTCGAAACCGGCCGCACCCACCAGATCCGCGTGCACATGGCGTCGATCGGGCATCCGCTGGTGGGAGACGCGCTTTACGGCGGCGCGCCGGCCGTCGGCCTGTCGCGCCAGGCGCTGCATGCGTTCCGTCTGGCATTCGTGCATCCGGTCACCCACGAAGCCATGGAGTTCCGCTCGCCGCCACCGCCCGACATCGTTGAGGCTTTGCAGTCCTGGGGGCTGCATTACAATCGCGCCTGA
- the scpB gene encoding SMC-Scp complex subunit ScpB, producing MNTADAKRILETALICSSQPLPVRDMRVLFDDELGVDTIKVLLLELQEDWAQRGLELVSVGSGWRFQSRPEMRDHLDRLHPEKPPRYTRAALETLAIIAYRQPATRGDMEDIRGVTINSLILKQLEDRGWVEVIGHRETVGRPALYATTRQFLDDLGLASLDQLPLIETPAQQAALVDALEQVSGEQQGLPMDPVDEPVTAEVLSEAAEAVEAAQAQVAENAAAADESEAPLAAETVLAQEPEQPQEPDGPSDDEADPEAVSPGKTS from the coding sequence ATGAATACGGCGGATGCCAAGCGCATTCTCGAAACCGCCTTGATCTGTTCGAGCCAGCCGCTGCCGGTGCGCGACATGCGCGTGCTGTTCGACGACGAGCTGGGCGTGGACACCATCAAGGTGCTGTTGCTTGAATTGCAGGAAGACTGGGCGCAGCGCGGCCTGGAGCTTGTGAGCGTCGGCAGCGGCTGGCGTTTCCAGAGCCGGCCCGAGATGCGCGATCATCTCGACCGCCTGCACCCCGAGAAGCCGCCGCGCTACACGCGCGCCGCCCTCGAGACCCTGGCCATCATCGCGTACCGCCAGCCCGCGACGCGCGGCGACATGGAAGACATCCGCGGCGTGACGATCAACTCGTTGATCCTCAAGCAGCTTGAGGACCGCGGTTGGGTCGAGGTGATCGGCCACCGCGAAACCGTCGGCAGGCCGGCGCTGTACGCGACCACGCGCCAATTCCTGGACGACCTCGGGCTGGCGTCGCTCGACCAGCTGCCGCTGATCGAGACGCCGGCGCAGCAGGCCGCCCTGGTCGACGCGCTCGAGCAGGTGTCGGGCGAGCAGCAGGGGCTGCCGATGGACCCCGTCGACGAGCCCGTGACGGCGGAAGTGCTGTCCGAGGCTGCCGAAGCCGTGGAGGCCGCGCAGGCGCAAGTCGCCGAAAACGCCGCCGCCGCCGATGAATCCGAGGCGCCTTTGGCCGCCGAGACCGTTCTGGCCCAAGAGCCCGAACAACCACAAGAACCCGACGGTCCGTCCGATGACGAGGCCGATCCCGAAGCAGTTTCTCCCGGAAAAACCTCATGA
- a CDS encoding pseudouridine synthase: MSPSDTDDAAMLPAEPEVKKKKRAATPRKAAVAATESVAPEAVPEVSVAPAEPAAEAEAPKKPRAPRKKKVAEPVEQSVPEEAPPSALPEAVPVAEAVADVAQEPVRAPEPVAVAAEPVREYSEEDDEEEEEPDEEEDDLDRARRAAEREQRNALPPEPIRFADVISGQFDADEESPEVPPLKRVLLPEADSPKLHKVLAQAGLGSRLEMEQLILQGRISVNNEPAHIGQRIQYGDQVKINGKPIRYRIAPPPPRVIAYHKPTGEVVTHDDPQNRPTVFRKLPRLQQGKWQSVGRLDLNTEGLLLFSSSGDLANQLMHPRFGLEREYAVRVLGALTSEEKQKLLDGVRLDDGMAQFGTIEEGGGEGSNCWYRVTISEGRNREVRRLFESVGHAVSRLIRIRYGAMVLPRGLKRGAWMELDERDIRALFQASGGAAARPGPQQRGPGQEGGGNNGRNGRNKKRRGNRNGGQGGGQPREMRDDGNRGEAPIPNPLGDGRPPRGDRGPRPNRGGGGNGGQQPQGQGQGRRGKGGGNRQGDDRQPSGANQPDPMKTSLGYIGADSFSRQRKEQRGGPGRLGGGGGGGGGFGNAGGGRRRGR; this comes from the coding sequence ATGAGCCCCTCCGACACCGACGACGCGGCAATGCTGCCGGCCGAGCCCGAAGTCAAGAAGAAGAAAAGGGCGGCCACGCCCAGGAAGGCTGCGGTTGCCGCTACCGAGTCGGTGGCGCCGGAGGCTGTGCCCGAAGTGTCGGTTGCACCGGCGGAGCCGGCGGCCGAGGCCGAAGCGCCCAAGAAGCCTCGCGCGCCCCGCAAGAAGAAGGTCGCGGAGCCCGTCGAGCAGTCGGTGCCCGAAGAAGCGCCGCCGTCGGCTTTGCCTGAGGCCGTGCCCGTAGCGGAGGCCGTTGCCGACGTGGCGCAAGAGCCTGTGCGGGCGCCGGAGCCTGTCGCTGTCGCCGCCGAACCGGTCCGCGAATACAGCGAGGAAGACGACGAGGAAGAGGAAGAGCCCGACGAGGAAGAAGACGACCTCGATCGCGCGCGCCGCGCCGCCGAGCGCGAGCAGCGCAACGCGCTGCCGCCCGAGCCGATCCGCTTCGCCGACGTCATTTCCGGCCAGTTCGACGCCGACGAGGAAAGCCCCGAAGTACCGCCGCTCAAGCGCGTGCTGCTGCCCGAGGCCGATTCGCCCAAGCTGCACAAGGTGCTGGCGCAGGCGGGCCTGGGTTCGCGGCTCGAAATGGAGCAGCTGATTCTCCAGGGCCGCATTTCCGTCAACAACGAGCCGGCCCACATCGGCCAGCGCATCCAGTACGGCGACCAGGTCAAGATCAACGGCAAGCCAATCCGCTACCGTATCGCGCCTCCGCCGCCGCGCGTCATTGCGTACCACAAGCCTACCGGCGAAGTGGTCACGCATGACGATCCGCAGAACCGGCCCACGGTGTTCCGCAAGCTGCCGCGCCTGCAACAGGGCAAGTGGCAATCGGTCGGCCGGCTCGACCTGAACACCGAGGGCCTGCTGCTGTTCAGCAGCTCCGGCGACCTGGCCAACCAGCTCATGCACCCGCGCTTCGGCCTGGAGCGCGAGTACGCGGTCCGCGTGCTGGGTGCGCTCACCAGCGAAGAGAAGCAGAAGCTGCTCGACGGCGTGCGCCTGGACGACGGCATGGCCCAGTTCGGCACCATCGAGGAAGGCGGCGGCGAGGGCTCCAACTGCTGGTATCGCGTGACGATCTCGGAAGGCCGCAACCGCGAGGTGCGCCGCCTGTTCGAATCGGTCGGCCATGCGGTCAGCCGGCTGATCCGCATCCGCTACGGCGCCATGGTGCTGCCTCGCGGCCTGAAGCGCGGTGCGTGGATGGAGCTCGACGAGCGCGACATCCGCGCGCTGTTCCAGGCTTCAGGCGGCGCTGCGGCCCGACCCGGCCCGCAGCAACGCGGCCCCGGCCAGGAAGGCGGCGGAAACAATGGCCGCAACGGGCGCAACAAGAAGCGCCGCGGCAACCGCAACGGCGGCCAGGGCGGTGGCCAGCCGCGCGAGATGCGCGACGACGGCAATCGCGGCGAGGCGCCGATCCCGAATCCGCTGGGCGACGGCCGTCCGCCGCGCGGCGACCGCGGCCCACGCCCCAATCGGGGCGGTGGCGGCAACGGCGGCCAGCAGCCGCAGGGGCAAGGCCAGGGGCGCCGCGGCAAGGGCGGCGGCAATCGCCAGGGTGACGACCGCCAGCCGAGCGGAGCCAACCAACCCGATCCGATGAAGACCTCGCTCGGCTACATCGGCGCCGACAGCTTCTCGCGCCAGCGCAAGGAGCAGCGCGGAGGCCCCGGCCGACTTGGCGGCGGCGGAGGTGGCGGAGGCGGCTTCGGCAACGCGGGTGGCGGACGTCGCCGCGGGCGCTGA
- the ndk gene encoding nucleoside-diphosphate kinase produces the protein MAIERTLSIIKPDAVAKNVIGKIVSRFEAAGLKIVAAKLVHLSRNEAEQFYAVHKERPFFKDLVEFMISGPVFVQVLEGENAIAKNRDLMGATDPKKAAAGTIRADFADSIDANAVHGSDAPETAANEVAFFFAGLNVYAR, from the coding sequence ATGGCTATCGAACGTACCCTCTCCATCATCAAGCCCGACGCAGTCGCCAAGAACGTCATCGGCAAGATCGTTTCCCGTTTTGAAGCTGCCGGCCTCAAGATCGTCGCCGCCAAGCTGGTGCACCTGTCGCGCAACGAAGCCGAACAGTTCTACGCCGTGCACAAGGAACGCCCCTTCTTCAAGGACCTGGTCGAGTTCATGATCTCGGGCCCCGTGTTCGTGCAAGTGCTCGAAGGCGAGAACGCCATCGCCAAGAACCGCGACCTGATGGGCGCCACCGACCCCAAGAAGGCAGCCGCCGGCACCATCCGCGCCGACTTCGCCGACAGCATCGACGCCAACGCCGTGCACGGCTCGGACGCTCCTGAAACCGCAGCGAACGAAGTCGCGTTCTTCTTCGCCGGCCTCAACGTCTACGCACGCTGA
- the rlmN gene encoding 23S rRNA (adenine(2503)-C(2))-methyltransferase RlmN has translation MTTANLLEFDLEGLAAFCEKLGEKKFRATQLFRWIHQRGASDFTQMTDLAKSLREKLATTARVEALSVLTQHESKDGTIKWLFDVGDGNAVEAVFIPEDDRGTLCVSSQAGCAVGCRFCSTGHQGFSRNLTTGEIVAQLWFAEHFLRKHLKRDERVISNVVMMGMGEPLQNYSALVPALRTMLDDNAYGLSRRRVTVSTSGVVPMIDRLGADCPVAMAVSLHAPNDALRDDLVPLNRKYPIAELLEACKRYLAHAPRDFITFEYCMLDGVNDQPEHARQLIELVRTSGVSCKFNLIPFNPFPASGLLRSPQPRVLAFARMLSEAGLVTTVRKTRGDDIDAACGQLAGDVKDRTRAAERMAQRRATERPIVLHPVRKTVPQEH, from the coding sequence ATGACCACGGCCAATCTGCTCGAATTCGATCTCGAGGGGTTGGCCGCGTTCTGCGAAAAACTCGGCGAGAAAAAATTCCGCGCCACGCAACTGTTCCGCTGGATCCACCAGCGTGGCGCCAGCGACTTCACCCAGATGACAGATCTGGCCAAGTCGCTGCGCGAGAAACTCGCGACCACCGCTCGCGTCGAGGCCCTGTCGGTCCTCACGCAGCACGAATCCAAGGACGGCACGATCAAGTGGCTGTTCGACGTCGGCGACGGCAATGCCGTCGAAGCCGTATTCATTCCTGAAGACGATCGCGGCACCCTGTGCGTGTCGTCCCAGGCCGGCTGTGCGGTCGGATGCCGCTTCTGCTCGACCGGGCACCAGGGCTTCAGCCGCAACCTCACCACGGGCGAAATCGTCGCCCAGTTGTGGTTCGCCGAGCACTTCCTGCGCAAGCACCTCAAGCGCGACGAGCGTGTCATCTCCAACGTGGTGATGATGGGCATGGGCGAGCCGCTGCAGAACTATTCCGCGCTGGTGCCGGCGCTGCGCACCATGCTCGATGACAACGCCTATGGCTTGTCGCGCCGTCGCGTGACGGTGTCGACTTCCGGGGTGGTGCCCATGATCGACCGCCTCGGCGCCGATTGCCCGGTGGCGATGGCCGTGTCGCTGCACGCGCCCAACGACGCGCTGCGCGACGATCTCGTGCCGCTCAACCGCAAGTACCCGATCGCCGAGTTGCTCGAGGCGTGCAAGCGCTACCTGGCGCACGCGCCGCGCGACTTCATCACCTTCGAGTACTGCATGCTCGACGGCGTCAATGACCAGCCGGAGCATGCGCGCCAGCTGATCGAGCTTGTTCGCACCAGTGGCGTGTCGTGCAAGTTCAACCTGATCCCGTTCAATCCGTTCCCGGCCTCGGGCCTGCTGCGTTCGCCGCAGCCGCGCGTGCTGGCATTCGCCAGGATGCTGAGCGAAGCGGGCCTGGTGACCACGGTGCGCAAGACGCGCGGCGACGACATCGACGCCGCCTGCGGCCAGCTTGCCGGCGACGTCAAGGACCGCACCCGCGCAGCCGAGCGCATGGCCCAGCGTCGCGCGACCGAGCGTCCCATTGTTTTGCATCCGGTCCGCAAGACCGTTCCCCAGGAGCACTGA